A section of the Roseomonas marmotae genome encodes:
- a CDS encoding ATP-binding protein, whose product MPNPLPVTALRIANEAFLVASTIERCPKTMMLRELVMNAVESAGSAPEGQRRVEIGARSVDGIDKLCIWNTGPGMSAAELHGICDLASSLHKQNALDRNFGMGAKVASLPSNKHALRYRSCRGGIVSEVTMGQRDGVYGRLPYRAAETAIEAEVDDVTTRCAGEGYDLSSDWTEVVLFGNHARQDTLRDPYDGDPRVTASWISDYLSHRFHALPEGVTLLLKAGVAGSEQQIFRPLAARLPGLTRFESLRSIEDIRIHFAYDAREDAGTVREADGVVLSGQAGVIHRGEIYALRQGHDWVLDAPSFGMPFGAAHFSVFVELPDDYPLRPDLYRQFLRFQHGGQRQVFLADFAALVRDAIPAWLRDIIASYGPAQPDYMSELEGELQDLLVQLGITARPRGPKPLARPPAAPPAPREQPAAPRPRPQPKFEVPPEIIGLREPEQIDEKGLQGRAAKFYPEAHQIFVNLSYSAFAAMAMQLEQEFAAAPGAGKAEAAARLTEWAITRKISRAVIYSLGKRALGWRPEEVERVQSPESLSLAADDYAPLLDVARRRMAEILGAISPDALMEQTIQLPFHEIRERQLASDLVDAQQAARRAAAMPHVNPAPIMRRVATIEGQRGNWDAAVSWVRQAVEANPQDLGGRIHLSNVLLRAGHPEEAEQAAREALDLRPDSPAMALRQLSIVAGHRKDIAAALDWARQAAKADPEDAIIQLHLCRQLTVAGDLEDADQVAERALALSPATLSALVLRQRSTIASRRNMMEDAVAWARQAIEADPVDAVSYNHLAGLLLQRGDLDGAEQAALEALRLNTGDVTSIRRQIDRITQRKQAALAAS is encoded by the coding sequence GTGCCCAATCCACTGCCTGTCACCGCCCTGCGTATCGCCAATGAGGCGTTCCTGGTTGCCAGCACCATCGAGCGTTGTCCCAAGACGATGATGCTGCGTGAGCTGGTGATGAACGCGGTGGAATCCGCCGGCTCGGCGCCCGAGGGGCAGCGGCGGGTCGAGATCGGGGCCAGGTCCGTCGATGGTATCGACAAGCTTTGCATCTGGAACACAGGTCCGGGCATGTCGGCCGCCGAACTGCATGGAATTTGCGATCTCGCTTCCTCCCTGCACAAGCAGAACGCGCTGGATCGCAATTTCGGCATGGGTGCGAAGGTGGCATCGCTCCCATCCAACAAACATGCCCTGCGCTACCGTTCCTGCCGTGGCGGCATCGTCAGCGAAGTGACGATGGGCCAGCGCGACGGCGTCTATGGGCGCCTGCCCTACCGGGCGGCGGAGACGGCGATTGAGGCGGAGGTGGATGACGTTACTACCCGCTGTGCCGGCGAGGGATACGATCTGTCCTCCGACTGGACCGAGGTGGTGCTGTTCGGAAACCATGCCAGGCAGGACACGCTGCGCGATCCCTATGACGGTGATCCGCGGGTCACGGCCTCCTGGATCAGCGATTATCTCAGCCACCGCTTCCATGCCTTGCCGGAAGGCGTGACGCTTCTCCTGAAAGCCGGAGTTGCCGGGTCGGAGCAGCAGATCTTCCGCCCGCTGGCGGCGCGCCTTCCGGGCCTGACGCGTTTCGAGAGCCTGCGCTCGATCGAGGATATCCGCATCCACTTCGCCTATGACGCGCGTGAGGATGCCGGCACGGTGCGGGAAGCCGACGGCGTCGTTCTGTCCGGCCAGGCGGGTGTCATCCATCGGGGCGAGATCTACGCCCTGCGTCAGGGCCATGACTGGGTGCTCGACGCGCCGAGTTTCGGCATGCCCTTCGGTGCAGCACATTTCAGTGTCTTCGTCGAACTGCCGGACGACTATCCGCTGCGGCCCGACCTGTATCGCCAGTTTCTGCGCTTTCAGCACGGGGGCCAGCGCCAGGTCTTCCTGGCGGATTTCGCGGCCCTCGTGCGGGATGCCATCCCGGCCTGGCTGCGCGATATCATCGCCTCCTACGGCCCCGCCCAGCCCGACTACATGAGCGAGCTGGAAGGCGAGTTGCAGGACCTGCTGGTGCAACTCGGCATCACCGCGCGGCCGCGCGGGCCGAAGCCGCTCGCCCGGCCGCCGGCGGCTCCCCCGGCGCCGCGTGAGCAGCCAGCGGCGCCGCGCCCCAGGCCGCAGCCGAAATTCGAGGTGCCGCCGGAGATCATCGGCCTGCGGGAGCCGGAGCAGATCGACGAGAAGGGATTGCAGGGCAGGGCAGCCAAGTTCTATCCTGAAGCGCACCAGATCTTCGTCAATCTCAGCTATTCCGCCTTCGCCGCCATGGCGATGCAGCTGGAGCAGGAATTCGCGGCCGCTCCAGGCGCCGGGAAGGCCGAAGCGGCTGCGCGGCTGACGGAATGGGCCATCACCCGCAAGATCTCCCGTGCCGTGATCTACAGCCTTGGCAAGCGGGCACTCGGCTGGCGGCCGGAGGAGGTGGAGCGCGTGCAATCGCCGGAAAGCCTCAGCCTCGCCGCCGATGACTACGCGCCGCTGCTGGATGTCGCGCGTCGCCGGATGGCGGAGATCCTGGGTGCCATCTCGCCCGATGCTCTCATGGAGCAGACCATTCAGCTGCCCTTCCACGAGATCCGCGAGCGCCAGCTCGCCAGCGACCTTGTCGATGCGCAGCAGGCAGCGCGCCGGGCCGCCGCCATGCCGCATGTGAACCCCGCGCCCATCATGCGCCGTGTCGCCACCATCGAGGGGCAGCGGGGCAATTGGGATGCCGCCGTCAGCTGGGTGCGCCAGGCTGTCGAGGCAAACCCGCAAGACCTCGGGGGACGGATACACCTTTCCAATGTGCTGCTGCGGGCCGGGCATCCTGAGGAAGCGGAGCAGGCGGCGCGCGAGGCGCTGGATCTGAGGCCGGATTCGCCGGCCATGGCTCTGCGCCAGCTCAGCATCGTCGCCGGCCACCGCAAGGATATCGCGGCGGCGCTCGATTGGGCTAGGCAGGCAGCCAAGGCCGATCCGGAGGATGCGATCATCCAGTTGCACCTCTGTCGCCAGTTGACGGTCGCCGGCGATCTGGAAGACGCGGATCAGGTGGCGGAACGGGCGCTGGCGCTCAGCCCTGCCACCTTGTCGGCGCTGGTACTGCGGCAGCGGAGCACCATCGCCAGCCGCCGGAATATGATGGAGGACGCCGTCGCCTGGGCACGGCAGGCGATCGAGGCCGATCCGGTGGATGCTGTCTCCTACAACCACCTCGCCGGCCTGCTGCTGCAGCGGGGCGACCTGGATGGGGCGGAGCAGGCGGCTCTGGAAGCCCTGCGCCTCAATACCGGCGACGTGACCTCCATCCGCCGCCAGATCGACCGAATCACGCAGCGGAAACAGGCCGCCCTGGCCGCCAGCTGA